The following are encoded together in the Myxococcus virescens genome:
- a CDS encoding FHA domain-containing protein yields the protein MWQIIINGPGYFDTSYDLPEGVTSLGRADENDIVLGGDLVSRRHARLFVDGDVLRIEDLGSRNGSRINGAPLQGSRQLVAGDSVALGENVLSVRQPNTVENAATEMVDLGAGGVVRFGHGQDVGPSVLLAKNVRDADVLRLLDNVGPVSFDDSFSASAPLPAASPRVGQETLVLLFRTAEALSSASTLSSFLDTTMDRLLEVTDATTAVVLLKHATGALVPAAVRHRGRLAKGEVPVSDAIVEEALRQGRALAVGDVRDDRRFAGRESVILYGVDRVLCIPIGTEPPYAGVLYVNLSAKGGASVESMLDTCTAVAHLVATGVQKFSPREGSPAADRLRRDLERFHPPDVAERRAAEAQKQGGRLPGLEERNLTILHAELVGFSVLCMRIGAARATQMLNDFHARMSGIVFSFEATVEGFRGESLRALFGVPYAKGEDSIRAVRAALALRSEWERSMSRRPLDERCELRIALHSTRALVGMIGTEVRPDYTVVGDGVGIAGWLAGTASPGQVLITGKVLATVGARFDVQPLGERLIRPPKDKVAAFEVLEEDVGQLTNPGFR from the coding sequence ATGTGGCAGATCATCATCAACGGGCCCGGCTACTTCGACACGTCGTACGATCTGCCTGAGGGCGTGACGAGCCTCGGCCGCGCGGACGAGAACGATATCGTCCTGGGCGGCGATCTCGTCTCACGCCGGCATGCGCGGCTGTTCGTCGACGGTGACGTGCTGCGAATCGAAGATCTGGGCAGTCGCAACGGCAGCCGCATCAACGGCGCGCCCTTGCAGGGCTCTCGGCAGCTCGTCGCCGGAGACTCGGTGGCGCTGGGCGAGAACGTCCTCTCCGTGCGCCAGCCCAACACCGTGGAGAACGCGGCCACGGAGATGGTGGACCTGGGCGCGGGCGGCGTCGTGCGCTTCGGCCACGGCCAGGACGTGGGCCCCTCCGTCCTGCTGGCGAAGAACGTGCGCGACGCGGACGTGCTGCGGCTCCTGGACAACGTGGGCCCGGTCTCCTTCGACGACAGCTTCTCCGCGTCCGCGCCGCTGCCCGCCGCGAGCCCGCGCGTGGGGCAGGAGACGCTGGTGCTGTTGTTCCGCACCGCGGAGGCGCTCTCGTCGGCCAGCACGCTGTCGTCGTTCCTGGACACCACCATGGACCGGCTGCTGGAGGTCACGGACGCGACCACGGCGGTGGTGCTGCTCAAGCACGCCACGGGCGCCCTGGTGCCCGCCGCCGTGCGCCACCGCGGCCGGCTGGCCAAGGGCGAGGTGCCCGTCTCGGATGCCATCGTGGAGGAGGCCCTGCGTCAGGGCCGCGCGCTCGCCGTGGGCGACGTGCGCGATGATCGCCGCTTCGCGGGCCGGGAGAGCGTCATCCTCTACGGCGTGGACCGGGTGCTGTGCATCCCTATCGGCACCGAGCCGCCCTACGCGGGGGTGCTCTACGTCAACCTGTCGGCCAAGGGTGGCGCCAGCGTGGAGTCGATGCTGGATACCTGCACCGCGGTGGCGCATCTGGTGGCCACCGGCGTGCAGAAGTTCTCCCCGCGCGAGGGCAGTCCCGCGGCGGACAGGCTGCGGCGCGACCTGGAGCGCTTCCACCCGCCGGACGTGGCCGAGCGCCGCGCCGCCGAGGCCCAGAAGCAGGGGGGCAGGCTGCCCGGCCTGGAGGAGCGCAACCTCACCATCCTGCACGCGGAGCTCGTGGGCTTCTCCGTGTTGTGCATGCGCATCGGCGCCGCGCGCGCCACGCAGATGCTCAACGACTTTCACGCGCGGATGAGCGGCATTGTCTTCAGCTTCGAGGCCACCGTGGAGGGCTTCCGGGGCGAATCCCTGCGCGCCCTCTTCGGCGTTCCCTACGCGAAGGGCGAGGACTCGATCCGGGCCGTCCGGGCCGCCCTGGCGCTGCGCTCCGAGTGGGAGCGGTCCATGTCGCGCAGGCCCCTGGACGAGCGGTGCGAGCTGCGAATCGCCCTGCACAGCACCCGGGCCCTGGTGGGGATGATCGGCACCGAGGTGCGCCCGGACTACACCGTGGTGGGGGACGGCGTCGGGATTGCGGGGTGGCTCGCCGGTACCGCCAGCCCGGGCCAGGTGCTCATTACCGGCAAGGTCCTGGCCACCGTGGGGGCACGCTTCGACGTCCAGCCGCTAGGCGAGCGCCTCATCCGCCCCCCGAAGGACAAGGTAGCGGCCTTCGAGGTGCTGGAAGAGGATGTAGGCCAGTTGACCAATCCCGGCTTCCGCTGA
- a CDS encoding FecCD family ABC transporter permease, whose translation MSEPATSQRAHGGAGGFRASRAVMLFGSFLVLAVGCLAVAVRFGEQSISLTAALTEPTSTDAVIFWSLRLPRAMLGAIVGAGLAASGATLQGLLRNPLADPFVLGVSGGAAMGATLALAVGLATVGDVAPGLGGAMARLSAPALFSFLGAGAAILFVLSASRGSASRAPYAALLTGVVFNAFASAAITLVKTLSAPDRLGEILYWLAGALGYERGGTLLLSALLQAGAIGVMWVFSARLNLLSLGDDDAASLGVPVAATRRWLLLAASASVAGAVALTGLIGFVGLIVPHLLRLAFGPDQRLLVPLSALGGAAFLVLSDLLARLAFPLFGAEPPVGVVTALLGGPLFLALLRRRVRLGTSH comes from the coding sequence GTGAGCGAGCCGGCGACATCCCAGCGTGCACATGGCGGAGCGGGAGGTTTTCGCGCCTCGCGCGCGGTGATGTTGTTCGGGAGCTTCCTCGTGTTGGCGGTGGGCTGCCTGGCCGTGGCGGTGCGCTTCGGTGAGCAGTCCATCTCCCTCACCGCCGCGTTGACGGAGCCCACGTCCACGGACGCCGTCATCTTCTGGTCGCTGCGGCTGCCGCGCGCGATGCTGGGGGCCATCGTGGGCGCGGGGCTGGCGGCCTCGGGCGCCACGCTCCAGGGGCTCTTGCGCAATCCGCTGGCGGACCCGTTCGTGCTCGGCGTGTCCGGCGGGGCGGCGATGGGGGCGACGCTGGCGCTCGCGGTGGGGCTCGCCACCGTGGGGGACGTGGCGCCGGGCCTGGGCGGCGCCATGGCGCGTCTGTCCGCGCCCGCGCTCTTCTCCTTCCTGGGAGCGGGCGCCGCCATCCTCTTCGTCCTCTCCGCCAGCCGGGGCTCCGCGTCGCGCGCGCCCTACGCGGCGTTGCTCACCGGCGTGGTGTTCAACGCGTTCGCCTCCGCGGCCATCACCCTGGTGAAGACACTGTCCGCCCCCGACCGGCTGGGGGAAATCCTCTACTGGCTCGCCGGAGCGTTGGGGTACGAGCGCGGCGGCACGCTGCTGCTCTCCGCGCTGCTTCAGGCCGGCGCGATTGGCGTCATGTGGGTGTTCTCCGCACGGTTGAACCTGTTGTCGCTGGGTGACGATGACGCGGCGTCCCTGGGGGTTCCGGTGGCGGCGACGCGCCGCTGGTTGCTGCTGGCCGCCAGCGCGAGCGTCGCGGGCGCGGTGGCGCTCACGGGGTTGATTGGTTTCGTGGGCCTCATCGTCCCGCACCTGCTGCGGCTGGCCTTCGGGCCGGACCAGCGGCTGCTGGTGCCACTGTCGGCGCTGGGCGGCGCTGCCTTCCTGGTCCTGTCGGATTTGCTGGCGCGGCTGGCCTTCCCCTTGTTCGGGGCCGAGCCTCCCGTGGGCGTCGTCACCGCGCTGCTGGGAGGCCCGCTGTTCCTCGCGCTGCTGCGGCGGCGGGTGCGTCTGGGGACCAGTCATTGA
- a CDS encoding ubiquinol-cytochrome c reductase iron-sulfur subunit, translating into MTGEVDRRAALGTLLKGTCALAAFGAGCGDGWREAVVLDPPDAGGPGPSCAPPVPSGPPGEGWVEVSLVDYPALEVPGGAAEVRIPQALLDVVVVHTSPGCYAALWRICTHGDCAVDWVPADGVMECPCHGSRFTQEGQVLNGPATRPLAAFPVVRQGASLFIHRPR; encoded by the coding sequence ATGACGGGGGAGGTGGACCGCCGCGCCGCGCTCGGCACGCTGCTCAAGGGCACCTGTGCCCTGGCGGCGTTCGGGGCGGGGTGTGGTGACGGGTGGCGGGAAGCCGTGGTGCTCGACCCTCCCGATGCGGGAGGGCCGGGCCCGTCTTGTGCGCCGCCGGTGCCGTCGGGCCCGCCCGGCGAGGGCTGGGTGGAGGTCTCCCTGGTGGATTACCCCGCGCTGGAGGTCCCCGGCGGCGCCGCGGAGGTCCGCATTCCCCAGGCGCTGCTGGACGTGGTGGTGGTCCACACCTCACCTGGTTGCTACGCGGCCCTCTGGCGCATCTGCACGCACGGTGATTGCGCCGTGGACTGGGTGCCGGCCGACGGCGTCATGGAATGCCCCTGTCATGGCTCCCGCTTCACCCAGGAGGGGCAGGTGCTGAATGGCCCGGCGACTCGACCGCTCGCGGCCTTCCCCGTGGTGAGACAGGGCGCGTCCCTGTTCATCCACCGGCCCCGCTGA
- a CDS encoding cell surface protein — MSHHRLHRLAWGTALAVLLGTAACGDDSSGVSEDAGTDPVRDDAGQPDGSTPLEPDAGLPPENPYADEVVLFEPGDFAGFGQDRFPDVVLGPPSGLGPDNGSLDVLSLGRGGRIELRFTDIAVVDGPGVDLLVFENAFLVAGGSATHSERGIVSVSDDGVTWYEFPCATTDAAGGYPGCAGVATVQANPANGVSATDPAVAGGDGFDLATVGLSRARYVRIVDAGNNRYGGTSGGFDLDAVAVVNGVSLRSGTP, encoded by the coding sequence ATGAGCCATCACCGCCTCCACCGCTTGGCCTGGGGCACGGCGCTCGCCGTGCTCCTGGGCACCGCCGCATGTGGTGACGATTCGTCCGGCGTCAGCGAAGACGCGGGAACGGACCCGGTGCGGGACGACGCGGGACAGCCGGATGGCTCCACACCGCTGGAGCCCGATGCCGGACTTCCGCCCGAGAATCCATACGCGGACGAAGTCGTCCTCTTCGAGCCCGGCGACTTCGCGGGCTTCGGGCAGGACCGCTTCCCGGACGTCGTGCTCGGGCCCCCGTCGGGGCTGGGGCCGGACAACGGCTCGCTGGACGTGCTCTCGCTGGGCCGGGGCGGCAGAATCGAGCTGCGTTTCACCGACATCGCCGTGGTGGATGGGCCGGGCGTGGACCTGCTCGTGTTCGAGAACGCCTTCCTCGTCGCGGGCGGATCGGCCACGCACTCCGAGCGGGGCATCGTCTCCGTCAGCGACGACGGCGTCACCTGGTACGAATTCCCCTGTGCCACCACGGACGCCGCGGGCGGCTACCCGGGATGCGCGGGCGTCGCCACCGTCCAGGCCAATCCGGCCAACGGCGTCAGCGCCACGGACCCCGCGGTTGCGGGTGGAGACGGGTTCGACCTGGCGACGGTGGGCCTGAGCCGCGCCCGGTACGTGCGCATCGTCGACGCAGGCAACAACCGCTACGGCGGCACCTCCGGGGGCTTCGACCTGGACGCCGTCGCGGTGGTGAACGGTGTGTCGCTTCGGAGCGGCACCCCGTGA
- a CDS encoding ABC transporter substrate-binding protein: MNTTSTSRLCSGMSVLLATVLCLLTGTVSAAETSSLRTLGPPAPSKVRRVVTLAPSLSEMVLSLGAGSTLVGVSRFDEAKEVAKLPRVGGFTDPSVEAVIALKPDLLLVQPGPGNQRPVEKMAELGVPVLLLPLHSVADVLAAMRAVGKALGREKEAEAVVVGIEATRTRIREAAKKLPAPRVLFVYGFEPLVVAGPGSFADELLRDAGGINVAADASSAYPVYSVERVVRARATVVVDAADVDVGKDKLRALPGLSSARWVDLPSMSLLQPGPSLGRGLEELFRLLHPKGTGKAAP; the protein is encoded by the coding sequence ATGAACACGACTTCCACTTCGCGCCTCTGCTCGGGCATGTCCGTCCTGCTCGCCACGGTGCTGTGCCTGCTCACCGGGACGGTGAGCGCGGCGGAGACGTCGAGCCTGAGGACGCTGGGACCGCCAGCGCCTTCCAAGGTGCGACGGGTGGTGACGCTGGCGCCCTCGCTGTCGGAGATGGTGCTGTCCCTGGGCGCGGGGAGCACGCTGGTGGGGGTGTCCCGCTTCGACGAGGCGAAGGAGGTGGCGAAGTTGCCGCGCGTGGGCGGCTTCACGGACCCTTCCGTGGAGGCGGTGATTGCGCTCAAGCCAGACCTGCTCCTGGTGCAGCCCGGACCGGGCAACCAGCGTCCGGTGGAGAAGATGGCGGAGCTGGGCGTGCCCGTGCTGCTGCTGCCGCTGCACTCCGTGGCGGACGTGCTCGCGGCCATGCGCGCGGTGGGGAAGGCGCTCGGACGGGAGAAGGAGGCGGAGGCGGTGGTGGTGGGCATCGAGGCCACGCGCACGCGCATCCGGGAGGCGGCGAAGAAGCTGCCCGCGCCGCGGGTGCTGTTCGTCTATGGCTTCGAGCCGCTCGTGGTGGCGGGGCCGGGCTCCTTCGCGGACGAACTGCTCCGGGACGCGGGCGGCATCAACGTGGCGGCGGACGCGAGCTCCGCGTACCCGGTGTACTCGGTGGAGCGCGTGGTGCGTGCCCGGGCCACCGTGGTGGTGGATGCCGCGGACGTGGACGTGGGCAAGGACAAGTTGCGGGCACTGCCCGGTCTGTCCAGCGCGCGCTGGGTGGACCTGCCCTCCATGTCGCTGTTGCAGCCAGGACCTTCGCTGGGGCGGGGGCTGGAGGAACTCTTCCGTTTGCTGCATCCGAAGGGAACAGGTAAGGCCGCGCCGTGA